The DNA segment CGGTGCTGCCGAAAGGGAAAATGCTGGCCGGGAAGGGAAACGTCAAGATTGTGCTCGGCAAACCCGTCAAGAGCAGTTCCTACACCATGAAGCAGAAAGAGGAACTTGCCGACCATCTTCATGATGAGGTCGGACGACTGCTGTCCGGGGCGGTGGGTTGAGTCTCAGTCGCTGAATGAGAGCCGTGCGGTGCCGGAATCCATGGCCACTGTCAGGCCGACCGGCAGGGTGATGTTTCTGGTGCCGTGACCACTTGGGAAATTGGCCCAGACGGAATATTTTCCCCCGGCAAGCTCAACAACCCTCTGCCAGATCTTCTCAATCCAGTCAACTTCCTTGTTGTCGTTGTCAGTGAAGGTTCCCAGA comes from the Pseudomonadota bacterium genome and includes:
- a CDS encoding LD-carboxypeptidase, with amino-acid sequence VLFIEDTGEPLYRIDRMLTHLHAAGKFAKLSGLILGTFTDNDNKEVDWIEKIWQRVVELAGGKYSVWANFPSGHGTRNITLPVGLTVAMDSGTARLSFSD